TACGATCGCTTTACGTGTAACGGTTTGAAGTACGCTTCGTGTTTATTTAAACCATCCAGTTACCATGGgcaattacaatattttacCGTTAGCGCTAATTTTATAATCATTTTAAGCGGTTCGTCAGTTCGAAGGCGGAAAGACTGTAACGTTACCTGTACTAAACCCAAATCCGATGATATCTTCTAACTGCTTGCGTGTTTCGAAGCAAGAAAAATTTATCCCTTGAATAGTGAATGTCTACTGAGCCGAGAAGAAAGCCATTCGTTGCAGAATATAAAATTTATAGTATACCGCGTGAATCTCGGCGCTCACTTGTGTTTCTTTCCGTCTTATTCTTAGCTCCCTGATAAGTGTTTACACTGCCAATATCGTTTTCCCTGCTGATTCAAAATGGGAGGATTCCGGTACACCTTGTTTGCCATACTGTTGCTGGCCTCGTTAATCCACGGTGCAAAGCGTAAAGTGGCTTGTAAAAACTGCTTGAAAAATAAGTAAGTAAATTAGATATGCTTCTATTGGCGTGCACGTTGAACATTTCTCCTAAACTTCATTGTTCAATTTAATCAAAGGGCTTCCCACCATAACGGTAACCGATTGATAGCGAGTCCGATAAACTTATTAAACCCTGATCGGTACGAGTTCTTCACGTTGGACGACAAAGGGAAAGTTGTAAAGCGCATCATGACCTTTAATGAAATCCAGAGCATCGTTGCTGGAAGTGACGTCAGTGAACTCAAGCTGTTCACCAACGGTAACAATAACGAACGCATTGTGTCTAGTGTCGTTTCCAATGTGCGCAACGTGCTAAACAACGAGCTTAATCTCATGAATGGGCACGAAGGTGCTGACTTTGTTACAACGGAGCTTTCCATTTCGGATGTGATTAGCGTACAGCGTGAGCCTATTACGAGCTCAACGGCTAGTTCATCGGATCAAATGAACGGGGGACCGTCGGAAAGACCTACAACGGAATTACCGACGACAACACAAACGGAACAACTGTCCGAGAGGCCTGTACAAAGTATACTACAGCAATCAGAGTTAATTACATTGCTGAAGAGCACCGTAAAACATGAGGTACTAAACACAACTGACCGAACGACGGAGATTACCACGAAACCAACAACGACGTCCAGTTCAACAGAACGGACAACAAGGTCAACGACTGCCCAACCGCCAGCAAGCACCACCGAAAGAGCGACGACAGTGCGTACCACTCAACGCGCAACCGAGGGATCACCACCGAAGTCAACGATAGTAGTTTCTTCATCCCGACCTGCCCTGAAAACAACGGAACAGACAACTGAACATTCCTCAACCAGACCGATGACCGAAAAACCGGAGACAACTAGAACAACGACACGACAAACTGAACGACCAACGGAAAAGTTCGCTACACAACACGTGAAATCaacagtggccaccacaaACATGCGACCAACCGAAATAGAGGTGGCTAAATTAACAGAACAACCAATGCTCCTTCCGGTGGAGTCTTCCACTCAGCCAACTCACGAAAGGTCGACGGAAAACTATATTGAACAATTGGTTACTGAATCCTCTGAAAAGTCTGTTGAGGAATCCATTTATCCAATAGAAGCTTCAGTGGAAATTTCATCCGAAGAATCAACGGAGTTTACTATTACAAAAGCTCCGCAAATTTCATCCCAATTTTCCactaaaatagaaaatgaaagcGATTCGGACTATTCTACCGaaagcagtagtagtagcatAACGACTGCATCGTTGATATCAGGTTTTTTGGCAAGTACCAGTCTGCACCCTCTCAAAAAACCGGTCAGTGCTGACGGGCCGTCGATGCCAGAAACAACTGAGTCCGATAACATTGCCGGAACGCTCAAGGATTTGATTTCAACCAGTACTAATTTTGAAGAGGATTCTTCCGAAACATTCAAAACACCAACGGAATCGGACACATTGCTAACTGACGCGATTGCTCAATACATCACCAACATTCAGAGAGAGCCAGTCGTTACCACCGTGTTTGAGGAAGTGAGCGATGATAACGTAGAAAGCTCGATAACGACAGTGGCAGTACACCCCGAAGAAACAACGCTAGGAATGACCGCTTCTTACGAAGCACTACCAACTACTATAGTGCTGGAAGGAGAAAATGATGCACATTTGGAAGACTCGACCGAAGCTAGTAGTGAGGAGTCGGAAAGTACCCAATCCTCTACTTGGGAACTGCCTGAAGTTGAGGTCACGACAgtagaaaatttgaaatccaAACCATCACAAATGGATATCGTACCATCCGATGCACAGCAGGCCCTCCATAAGATCATCGAATCCTTGCAGTTTCCAGATGATGGGGCCGACAGCAAGGAAGCAAACATGAAATTCGCCCACAGCACTATGATTCCCGAGATGGATGTTGGACCGCTGACCTATGATACCGATGCGCAAAACTCGATTAACGCCATCATTCAGTCTTTGGGGCAAGGATCCCTTTTCTCTGACGAAAATTCGATCATGTCCGTCACTACCGATGAAACTACGAGGTTCACTACGGTGACAGAGACTACACCAAATACtacaccatcaacaacaacaactacaacaaccacaacaaccgcaTCAACTACAACATCGTCAGAAAAAACGACCACGCCAAGACCGTCCTCTACAGCACATACGACATTTTCAGTTCCGGTTTCCAAAACGGCTTCTGCTACAGAATCTTCTGAAACAGATTTATCCAGCAATATCAATTACAACACAAACATAATGGACACGATTGAAAAGTTTCTCAGTAAGTTTGCAGGTCTACCCAACCCTGAAACATATTCGGTGAATATGACGAAGATGGATGTTTTGAGCGACTTTCCTTCCGAGATAAATATGACTGATTACGTCGATCGTACAGCAACAGTGGCGTCGGTTCTGAAATTTCCTCACACAAAACCTGTTCAACTAGACCGGCCATTGACTAATCGGAACAACGTACAATCGGAACCGGAGGATCCAGAACTCTTGGAGGACACACCTGTGGAATCAATGTTGAACGAGACGGTAGCTTCGTTTATGAAACTTGGCGAAATGCTCTCGATGGGCAGCATTATCAACACTTCCCCCGAGCCGACACAGGTGCAGGTGGAGTTGAAGACCGTCGTAGACGAAGAGGAAACGGAGCTGTTGCGGTTTCTTTCGATCTGTGGAAACTTGGGTACCAACATGTACCGTGATTTGACGGATACATCGTTGTTACATAGTCGCAGTCTGGTGTATTCCCCTTTCGCGACTATTACTACCTTATCGATGCTTTTCCTCGGAACACGCGGCACAACGGCGGAAAGCATAAATGGAGTCATTGGACTGGATGAAATGACTTCCTTTAATCCGCATCTGTTCTTTaaatcgatcgccgatgaCTTGCAGCCTCGTTACCGTCGCAAAGCCGTTCCAACCTTCGAAGGGTCCTCTTTTTCTCGCACGCTGTTGAGCGATAGGACACAAGGCGGACTGCAACGATTTTTCAAAGCACGTGTTCAGGAAATCTATTCTGCCGTTGCGGAGCCGATAGATTTTCAGCAAAAGGACGAAATACTGCGGCATATGAGTGGAGATTTTCCTAGAGAGTACGTTGATACCCTGAAACAGTTGCGGGCACCGTTGATATCGATAAGCAGAAATCGTTATCGGGTAAGTgcccttcttcttcggccatttttcgaaaaatgttattttaacTGTATTCCCATCCTTCGCATTTCGTTCTACAGCACGAATGCAATAGTGCAACGTTGTACGGTGTGATGAATTTTCAGCGAAGTTCGGCAGAAGCCATCTCGACCACCGCCTTGCCCAGCGTAAC
The nucleotide sequence above comes from Anopheles bellator chromosome 1, idAnoBellAS_SP24_06.2, whole genome shotgun sequence. Encoded proteins:
- the LOC131215468 gene encoding serine-rich adhesin for platelets-like, coding for MGGFRYTLFAILLLASLIHGAKRKVACKNCLKNKASHHNGNRLIASPINLLNPDRYEFFTLDDKGKVVKRIMTFNEIQSIVAGSDVSELKLFTNGNNNERIVSSVVSNVRNVLNNELNLMNGHEGADFVTTELSISDVISVQREPITSSTASSSDQMNGGPSERPTTELPTTTQTEQLSERPVQSILQQSELITLLKSTVKHEVLNTTDRTTEITTKPTTTSSSTERTTRSTTAQPPASTTERATTVRTTQRATEGSPPKSTIVVSSSRPALKTTEQTTEHSSTRPMTEKPETTRTTTRQTERPTEKFATQHVKSTVATTNMRPTEIEVAKLTEQPMLLPVESSTQPTHERSTENYIEQLVTESSEKSVEESIYPIEASVEISSEESTEFTITKAPQISSQFSTKIENESDSDYSTESSSSSITTASLISGFLASTSLHPLKKPVSADGPSMPETTESDNIAGTLKDLISTSTNFEEDSSETFKTPTESDTLLTDAIAQYITNIQREPVVTTVFEEVSDDNVESSITTVAVHPEETTLGMTASYEALPTTIVLEGENDAHLEDSTEASSEESESTQSSTWELPEVEVTTVENLKSKPSQMDIVPSDAQQALHKIIESLQFPDDGADSKEANMKFAHSTMIPEMDVGPLTYDTDAQNSINAIIQSLGQGSLFSDENSIMSVTTDETTRFTTVTETTPNTTPSTTTTTTTTTTASTTTSSEKTTTPRPSSTAHTTFSVPVSKTASATESSETDLSSNINYNTNIMDTIEKFLSKFAGLPNPETYSVNMTKMDVLSDFPSEINMTDYVDRTATVASVLKFPHTKPVQLDRPLTNRNNVQSEPEDPELLEDTPVESMLNETVASFMKLGEMLSMGSIINTSPEPTQVQVELKTVVDEEETELLRFLSICGNLGTNMYRDLTDTSLLHSRSLVYSPFATITTLSMLFLGTRGTTAESINGVIGLDEMTSFNPHLFFKSIADDLQPRYRRKAVPTFEGSSFSRTLLSDRTQGGLQRFFKARVQEIYSAVAEPIDFQQKDEILRHMSGDFPREYVDTLKQLRAPLISISRNRYRHECNSATLYGVMNFQRSSAEAISTTALPSVTFRSGFSTGFSKSLNATIVSLPGSTSNISVFFLKPAEISGHSQGGLEALEAHVHSQSISNVLKLFPDETVRTAYAEVQLPHFTQTSMYNMSRSIRQLGLENLFQSNTANFNGLQDSTISNMYLSETIQTDAFALCGRDELVTKSSIAFHSFSTNLPKHASVAAIGNSTAKRTSRKNRSVADVGRANDRMLVFDTPFLYLVRHNPTGLFLYVGRFLG